Genomic DNA from Gossypium hirsutum isolate 1008001.06 chromosome A01, Gossypium_hirsutum_v2.1, whole genome shotgun sequence:
TAAATTTTGCAGTAGTATTTTTCACTCTCGACTTAAGCATGTCaagaggcggtcaagttgttggcgctaTTGCCCAGAAGGCTTCGGCATTAGATTAGTCTTTATCTTTTGCATATTAATAGGATAAGTAGGAAGTCTTAGAACTATAGATACGATTTCAATTTTCATTAagttatttctctttttctctgtGGATTGCATTGTATGACTCGAATTAGGGGCACCCCTATAGAGCCAGCATCAAATCCAGAGAGAATCATTTGTTGTAACCGTAGACAGtagcaacaacaacaaaaaatgcAAAATGACCCACCACGTGATAACTCGTTATACAAAGAACCACTAAAGCAACAACCACCACCAGAACCACCTTTGCCAATAGAGCCTCCCATGACTCGCGAAGAACATACACTACGAGATTACGCACTACCAAATTTGGATGTTGTGCAAGGCAGTATCGAAAGGTCGATAATAAATGCAAACAACTTTGAGATTAAAATGGCCATGATTTAGATAATTTAGAATAATCTGCAGTTCAGAGGGATAATGACATTGTCATGTCGTTCCATTCTTTTCATGATGTGTAAGGCACCGCCTGTGAAGGCAAATAAATGTGCGGTAGCTGAATTGAGATGTAAGGTGGTTTTCCTTGagtaattgaattaattaattcttCTGTTAAAAAATGGCTAAATAAGGCTTATAGGCcgattttgaaatttatttaggcTTTTAGGtcgattttaaaattgtttctttAGTCAGATGGCTTTCCTTTTAAGTtgcaatttttgattttttttaatataaaaactttCTTTAGTTAGATGGTTAAATTTTGGTGGTTTTGTCCTTGAGTCCCAAGTTCGATTCCTTTCCcactcatgtttatattttttatttcatgttgttttaagcttcttcttcttctttttttaatgaatgtttttaatatattagcttctttagttaaatggttaaataataatgattttatcCTTGGGAGACCAGGTTCAATTCCCTTTTTCtaaacacatttgtaatttttatttcatactatttcaagtttttaatttttaattaataaatatattgtttcaatttttttattttaattcatctcTTTAATAATAACTcttttgttcataaaatcaaataattattataaatatgattaattttagtaaattagtaaatatttttgtatgtgtatttaaaatatttcacatataaacataatgatatttcaaataactaattgaaatatttcacatataaaaatatttgaaatatcatactcataatgtagatgaaaaaacaataatatttgaaatattttacatataaaaacaaGGGAATTGAAATGGGGTCTGAAGgatgaaataattattatttaaccatttaactaaGAAAGCTAAAAAAAAGAAGcttaaaataacatgaaataaagaaTATAATTGTGAGTGGGAGAGGGATCAAACCTAAGACTTAGAGGATAAAATCACCAACATTTAACCATCCAAtcatagaaattaattaaataaaaaaagtcaaaaattacaatttaaaggAAAAACGCCTCTAGCTAAGCAAGCTTTCCTAATACGTGTACGGAAAGCTCGTGTAGCTGGACACGCTTTCCAGAAAGCTCGCCTAGCTGGACGAACTTTCCCTCAAAATCGActtatttcttaaaataattttaaaaccgACCTAAAAAcctaaataattttcaaaatcgaCCTATATGCcttatttaactatatatattagtttatataCACGAATgttataattatgatttttttatagctaTGAGTAATATTAAATTATTCTATCCTTTCgggaatattttttaaaacattttttaattatatcttttttaaactaaaaattgtTTTGATAGAAATATTTcgaatattaatattttaaattttagttattgtaaaacgtaaaaagaaaaaaatccttTAAATGCATACAAagctaaaaaattaataaatgattctGTACATTTCAATTAaacattttgtatttttaaataaaaattttaattcactATATCTTCAATCAAGTTTTCTCTGCCATATTTGTTGAATAAAATTTCCTTGAATCCAGTTGCCAGAAGATTCACCGACCATGTTATTACTGATTAACgaataaaatatttcaataaaaaaaatcgtaaaaaatataaatatttaaaaatcgagAAAGAAAAAGATTTATAATAGAACATATCTTAAACCTTAAACTTCAACTGATCTGAGCTTATTTTGCAGGAATTCTTTTTATAGAGGAATTATGAATTCAACAATGGAATGTTTCTGACTAtcttccataaattttacaagcTGCAATTTAGAAGGGTTTGTAATTCTGTATGCTATTTTTTCCATGCAGTTAAATGGTTTTGTAATTTTCTATGCGTAAAAATTTAAGTAGTTTAACAAAATTACGGGTATTTAGTGCTGGTAGTCTTATGGCctccttttattattaaaaacaatccCAACTATTTCCCTATTTCAAAATTGTAAACTTGTTTCATGGAGTAATTACAGTAAAACAGTTGTAGCAAATCTTTAGACAAGCTTGATGCAAAATATAATAACTCTTCACGGCAAGGTTCATGTAGTAAAATATGCTTTATAAATCCGATAACATTATTTTTGTTTAAAGAATTTCTATTCTTATGTAGCATTTAAAAACTTGACTGCAAAAAACATGTTGCAAAAGGTCCTCAAGTTCTAGTAGTTGTACTGCCTGTGCCTCCAATTCACGCTCTTCCACATTTTGGGCGTTGACTTGGAACTTTCATGATCAAAGATTGaaaccttttttcctttttttatttgatgCATGATTATTGCAGGTTctaaagttttttatttcatgcttttctcaaaaaaaaattatttatttgtagtTTTGGTTCAAAGCTAACtacaagtttatttatttatagtaaATTAAGAGATGGTCCATATCTATTTTGTAAAAGGCCATTTTGGCATTGAGCTCTGTTTTGTTTATGTTATAGCCACGGAAACTGGGTCTTGTAAGTGCATGGAGCTCTTTACAGAGGCAAAGGTCGTGAAACTGAGGAGCCACCTTGAGAAATACCTAGTGGCCGACGATGATCAAGAAACCGTCCATCAAAGCCAAAACAGCTCAGGGAAAACAGCTAGGTGGTTGGTCGAGCTTGTCCCTGATAAACCATACGTTATCCGCCTCAAAAGCTGCCATGGGAAGTACCTGGCAGCCACTGATATTCCTTTTCTTTTAGGCATGACGGGTAAAATGGTGCTACAAACGGTGCCCGACAAGATGGATTGGAAACTCCAGTGGAAGCCTATAAGAGAAGGGTTCAAAATCAAGCTTAAGAGCTGGTGCGGGAAATTTTTACGTGCAAACGGGGGGACGCCGCCATGGAGGAACTCCATCACTCACGGTGAGTCTCGTATTGGAGCTACGAATAAATGGGTATTATGGGATGTGGAGGTAGGAGAGTACTCCGAGTCTTTGAGCTATTCTCGTGTGTTTATGGAGTATTTGTTGTCAATTTCGAGCTTTTTTCCGGAGTCTGAAGAAGTTTTGGAGGCTTTTAGCGATGATAGCTTAGCTTCAAGCCCTCCGTCACCGGTTTCAGTCGTGTCCTCGTTGAAGTCCCCAAGGTCTTCTGTGGTTCCAACAGGGTCGCGGGAGTCAGGCAAATTGGTACTACGATTTAactcttttttcttaattaaatagtAACCTTGTTGGTTTTAGCTTCTTATTCCATcttaatataaaatcaaattacTTGATTATCTATACTAAAACAGAAATAGTATTGATTGATTCGGAGAATTTAACAAAatgttcaaataaaaatattgaaatagatacaaaaatttaaattatgcaCTATAGTATAAATTCTTAATGAATaagataataaattaaattaaatcttagtGTCTATTTTTAGTAATGTGTCATCATGTATGGTCAGGGTAATCATTTGCAATTATTTATAGTAAGAGTATTATTTGTTATACATGTTTTAGTATATGaattaacaataaattaattcaattgataatatttaaacacttataatttatttttaacaaagtGAAGAGAAATTTTTCACTTATTTTAAAGAGTCttattttttttacaagagttattattatctttttaatttcaagtttaaatttgtaccaactattctttattttataatacatacataataaataaattttttctcatGTTATTACACTAATAACCAAATGACACAAAacctttaaattatttgttaagttaatttataaattatctcTAACAATTATACACCATCAGTAATCATTTATGTTCTTATTACAGTCAAGTGATTTTTATTTAGATTCACCACCGAAATCAAAAGGTAGGACTATATGCTACCATGTAGCAGATGAAACTGGTGAGGTTGACGATGAGGCAATGGAAGGGCACTCTTTTAGTTTCAAGGGTAACGGTGTAGATGAACTAACTCACAAATTGAAACAAGAGACCGGGCTTGAGGATGTTGTGGTGTGTGCTCGCAGTCCTTTGAATGGGGAGCTTTTTCCTCTTTGTTTGCGGCTTCCTCCCAACAATCTTGATATGCATGTAGTTGTAGTTCCATTAGCATCAAAAAGATGAGACTTCTCTCGGAGTTGCTCTAATTTTTCCTGTTTACTCTTGGCAATACACAATACATCTTAAGCTTAATGATATGCATAGTGAATCATCTCTGTAACATTTGGTTATAGATTTTAAAGTTtctaataaatatgaaattgagataaattttGTATTAGGACATTGAGGCttcgtttggatgggcgattgactgcggtgcggtgcgtttaacttattttttgtctcacgctacagtatcgctgcagtatctaatctcaccgccactgctgtttttacactaaccgcagctaaacgcaccgcccatccaaactcaccctgaGTTTGGGACAGGTTGTGGTTGGATTTGTTTCAACCAAGACGACTACAATACATCCCACAACATTATTTTACTTGGGAGTTTTTAACTGTGTTAttgtattattaaattattaatttacagAAAAAAATTGtagttatatatttataaatggtTGTACAAATTTATTttggaattaatttttaaatggttttattaattttaattttattaattttaatttaatattttttataactttgaataatgttttacaaatttatactttttttaaattaaattttaaaaaatgtgtttttttataattttaaaataattaagtttgaAATAAATGAACATGGACAACTGTTTGTCTAGGTTcattctaataaaaaaattcaaatatctttttgtagttttaaaaaaattaattttttttaattttgctcaTATGGTAGTTGACGTGGCATTGCCATACCAACAACTGCCACTAGCATAAATTATCACATCAACGTTGTTAACATCACATCAACATTGTAACAATCAAAGACAAAAAATATTggtcaaataatttaattgatgtaatttgaaatttaaaagtttgaaaaGGTAATATTCTTTTTCATAAGGACTTATATaccattttaacttttatatataaagCTACGGAAGTAAATAAGACAATAATATTAAGTGTCATCGTAATTTGTAACATTTGGCACTATAATTATGTGCACTTGTATATTTAATTAGGGTAATATGTTTGCATGTTAACTGGCCAAACAAAAATTTTTTGACATATAAATAATACTTAATATTGGTAATATATGACAAATTTACTTTGATTAACGTTAATATATTGGCAATATTTTGTTTATGGATTTGAAACTGCTTTTTTGGAATTGTCAAGTAACTGTACATTTtttgtttcataatttttttggCGGAATGTAGGAGAGAGTTTGGTCCAACACTCGTCTGTTTGTTTGAAACAAGGATTAGTGGCAGTAGAGTTGAAGGAATCGTTGCAAAATTAGATTTTCCTAATTCTTTTCGAATTGAAGCTAATGGCTTTGCAGGAGGGATTTGAGTCCTCTGGAGTGATGATATTATGGTGGATAATTTGAGTTTACATCCGCATGTGATTCACATGAAGGTTAGGAGCAAGCAAGGCAACACTAGTTTTCTTTGTTCTGCAATTTATGCCAGCCCGTATCCTGTGTTAAGACGTAAATTGTGGTTTTATTTGGAGAAATTGACAGTCAATTGTCAAACCTTAGGTTTTAGCTGGCGATTTCAATGCGATATTGGATGGTTTAGAAAGGGTTGGGGTAGTACTTCTTCACGTTTTGGCTGTAGATGGTTTCAGTCATTCTTTTTTTAGAGTGGTCTATGTGACTTGGGGTTTAGTGGTCCACGATTTATTTGGAACAGAGGAAATTTATCACAACGCCTGGATAAGGCTATCTGTAATTCGGCTTGGGTTTCGTTTACGCCTAGTTGTTCGGTGTGTAATTATTCATCGTCTAAAATCAGATTATTGTCTAATTTTGCTTTCACATCGTCCTGTGCATAACGAAGGTAATAGGCCGTTTCGTTGTTTAGCAAGTTGGATGTTGCATTATGAATTCAAATCTCTTGTCAAAGATCATTGGAAGAATGATTTGGACGTGGGCTTGAATTTATAACATTTTCAGCATATAGTTTAGTTGTGGAATAAAAGGGTTTATGGCAACATTTTTGTGCAAAAAAAGAAGCTAGTGCCTGAACTGGAACGAGTGCAAAAAGTGCAGGATTTGAGATTTTCAACGTAATTCTGAGCTCGTGAATTAGAACTACGTTAAGAggttgatgaatgtttgaaacaCAAAGAGTTGTTATGGTTTCAAAAGTCAAGATCAAAGTGGCTTGCAAGTGGTGATTGGAATACGAAGTACTTCCATAATCGTACCATAGCTAATGTTGGGAAATGTGCtatattatagtaaacatgtaattgttttctatttatttgaacgatgaataaataaataaagttaatttcacatttcactattatgtcttttgtattttctgtcttttatatttagcatgcatagcgaaattgtgacaaacaaatattagctcattgattgtctaaagttcaaactaaagataattggcattgtaaagaacgtttGTATTGCGAAAATggcaacttacttcagtagataatctagaTGAGTTCGTAATCAagtaaaagaatcaaaatgatcattttattcaaatattgagaaggattattatgtcgtctacaattccaattggggagatggttagtcttggctatcggagcagttgactgcacgagtagagacatagacttattcattggtagaatgatacattggattaggcccaaattgaattaattctgaatctgtttgtgaattaattcacttgtgacgttcatgttgtgatttacctaaatcctgagttagtcactaatCATGAGTATGCAACTCCTGtgatttgatataagtggaggcttatgcacTAAAGATAATCGAGCCCATAGCTGgtatgttaggtacatgacttgtgtatgacatggctttactagcaacaatggaattcatagctcaattaaagagttaatgatatcctctcattgtcATTGTctagattgataaatatggaacgtggccacggcTTGTttattctcgaacgagcaatttatcacagtcatttgttgatagtgatcatattaattattaagaagacataatggtgaaaatgagataaaataggattgtattgagtgaacgtgtaacacccttaacccgtatctgtcgccggactaGGATTataaggcattaccaaacatatcggAACATTTTATAACCAATTCACAAATATCATCCACACATCATGgtatcatagtcaaacatcatcataaagtccctttcttaggtcaacgagaccttaaacatgcattaggaagggGTTGAGACTAATCcgagcacatacaaaatttctcaaaactagacaattttttaaagttataaaggtcacacacccctgtgaacaggccatgtgcctcacgcggcattagacacgcccgtatgtctaggcCATGGCGAAACAGGGAATACATTCTGACTtatccacatggccacaagacacttccttgtgctaggccatgtgaaaattagggaggctactgacttggccacacggcctagcacacgcctgtgtggtttgCCCAAGCTCACTTCGAAGTGGCCCTCGAGCGACACAACagagacacacatccgtgtcccTGCCCATgtaggcaaaaataggccatttatacGGCCAATATACCACCCattttgggtcctccctacaagcatcaattGCACCATAATAtcaaccaatttcaatcacaaaacattcatcattcatgtcatataatcactgtagacactcaattttgcccgggcccagaaataagtccaaaaaataaaaataaaaataaaaataaaacaaagtccaagtccagtacaaaattacaaacatataatttggcccaatcgaaatggcccattacttgaaaagatttaaggtccatctataagcttgacttatatggaaatataatctttaaggatatgcaatcttagatatgatatgcaatcttagatatgatacaatcttagatatgatatgcaatattgaagatatgatcttgtaatcttggagatttaa
This window encodes:
- the LOC107900423 gene encoding uncharacterized protein, coding for MELFTEAKVVKLRSHLEKYLVADDDQETVHQSQNSSGKTARWLVELVPDKPYVIRLKSCHGKYLAATDIPFLLGMTGKMVLQTVPDKMDWKLQWKPIREGFKIKLKSWCGKFLRANGGTPPWRNSITHGESRIGATNKWVLWDVEVGEYSESLSYSRVFMEYLLSISSFFPESEEVLEAFSDDSLASSPPSPVSVVSSLKSPRSSVVPTGSRESGKLSSDFYLDSPPKSKGRTICYHVADETGEVDDEAMEGHSFSFKGNGVDELTHKLKQETGLEDVVVCARSPLNGELFPLCLRLPPNNLDMHVVVVPLASKR